One Aegilops tauschii subsp. strangulata cultivar AL8/78 chromosome 7, Aet v6.0, whole genome shotgun sequence genomic window carries:
- the LOC109752367 gene encoding uncharacterized protein isoform X2: MANSHDEPEKKLQDSNGTPMCDLRDELEKKLQDSNGTPMCLRLEFLKAITCNFSTESELGRGGYGVVYKGVLQSGKIIAVKKLFEIHLLDDKTFQNEVTYLMETRHQNIVQFIGYCAESTFELMKQPNGNFIWAEIPKRLLCFEYVCNKSLDKYISDESSGLEWNIRYKLIKGICSGLQFLHDKCRIVHLDLKPENILMDSMMMPKITDFGLSRIFGEQQTRIVTAKPAGTRGYMAPEYLLQGVVSSKADIFSLGVIVIEIITGRRDYPLFQQDSPHSTATSCQHFVEKVLTSWRKKFKSASKYISMEKYSQQVELCIVIALACVDPVMEKRPTAKDIVQVLNAADQMEAGEELPFEMQCKDRLLVLHTTISKELIPHSNSEDMFGKETDGKVGDVKKQQEGWSPTTPLSESSTCTQNHKQAMKESSTPEQANEKTNEMEAHEELTSNTLYTDKLLVQNTACKDLTPLSVTEDMFNYRIDGKVVDETTCEGFSPAPLLELSTNNQNYQEEEKESSKPQVASGTTPKGGLPTCLCVRGGCGVQSLDFARNFQISGETHPFRSGLIIAICSKLLDVHPPELNFPVEPNKLVTCSLHLTNRNNNQVVFRLMEKRYNWMCFLKLPLYGIVPPRSTYTLVVTTDKRGSLPTEREVDLILQTVISNEYITPYKRGHEWDNYFEKAKKVEKAVHTVPLKAIYSQKGKMSCEVEACEELPLDMQCTDKLVVNTLTNDLAPHSELVDEVKSDRGLSPTHLWESSIHNQNCLEGAQSAHDITTEIEMEAPEELPSDMQYTDKLLVLNTTKCKDLTMPSVTEDLFKNEIDGKVVDETSSQLSRKTCSRTHLLESSTVSQNYQEEVKATSEPQLASDTTAEVEACEEFPLDRQCTNKLVVSTASKDLAPHSVTEDLFINKTDGKLVGEVTSDEVVGAPGLRRRVRVCPLPNNQQVQRHQAPSSPVAPVLLCESNIGNGNYPEGAKDSNETHSAHDTTTETEVIPGSSTILDVCPLELHFSFEPNKLIPCSLELTNNTVENLVFVLKEKSDNKSSFLCLPLYGIVAPRSTYTLVVTINKHKNLPEERTIDLILQSSTIGDDSLCSDAKYICKERFKDVNELGNTVHKVSLKAVCASQGETTFEHATLPLIKIISVEDTDSLHSMDANQTEPLIVTGSFGYVHMQNYGLQESVGSVEASSSQIVCVKFITRKRWFLAGSSDGFVHVYEYENKMEKITSFKAHNLGVRSLAIHPTQPYVLSGSRARIRLWDWDWKCIRTFEEHWGYVCGVTFNPEDPNSFVSFTDSLKDHTIQVWSLDSTKYKYSLSGHSHNVRCLDFFTCDSRKYLVTGSLDKTAKIWDMQKNECARTLPHRSAVLSVVSHPNPPVLIAGTEDGHVYLWCSVNFRLKRVLNIHGRERVEGLACLAGSRRVAVAHNDALSVIEIGDEEHGGGEGKSEESVSAADWEILLDTNVESMHARKKEKAKKC; the protein is encoded by the exons ATGGCTAACTCACATGATGAACCGGAGAAGAAGCTACAAGATTCAAATGGAACACCGATGTGTGACTTACGTGATGAACTGGAGAAGAAGCTACAAGATTCAAATGGAACACCGATGTGTCTTCGTCTAGAATTTTTGAAAGCCATCACATGTAATTTTTCCACTGAATCAGAACTTGGCAGAGGTGGGTATGGAGTGGTTTACAAG GGAGTTCTTCAGAGTGGGAAAATCATTGCCGTGAAGAAGCTTTTTGAAATACATCTACTCGACGATAAAACGTTCCAGAATGAAGTCACTTATCTTATGGAGACCAGGCACCAAAATATTGTACAATTTATTGGTTACTGTGCTGAATCAACTTTCGAATTGATGAAACAACCTAATGGGAACTTTATTTGGGCTGAAATACCAAAAAGGTTGCTCTGCTTCGAGTATGTATGCAACAAAAGCCTTGACAAGTATATTTCCG ATGAATCTTCGGGCCTTGAATGGAATATCAGATACAAGCTAATCAAGGGAATTTGCAGCGGTCTGCAGTTCCTTCATGACAAATGCCGTATCGTTCATCTGGATCTTAAGCCTGAAAATATATTGATGGACTCTATGATGATGCCGAAAATCACAGATTTCGGTTTGTCGAGGATCTTTGGTGAGCAGCAAACACGAATTGTCACTGCTAAACCTGCAGGAACACG TGGATATATGGCACCAGAATACTTACTTCAAGGTGTAGTCTCAAGCAAGGCAGATATCTTCAGTCTGGGTGTCATAGTTATAGAGATTATCACAGGCCGTAGAGACTATCCACTTTTCCAGCAAGACAGTCCCCACAGTACTGCTACATCTTGTCAGCATTTCGTAGAGAAA GTACTTACAAGTTGGAGAAAGAAATTCAAATCCGCATCGAAGTATATATCAATGGAAAAATATAGCCAACAAGTAGAACTATGCATCGTTATAGCCCTAGCATGTGTGGACCCTGTTATGGAGAAAAGACCTACAGCAAAGGATATAGTCCAAGTGCTCAATGCAGCTGACCAG ATGGAAGCCGGCGAAGAGTTGCCTTTTGAAATGCAGTGCAAGGACAGGTTGCTGGTTCTACACACTACTATAAGCAAGGAACTGATACCACACAGTAACAGTGAAGACATGTTCGGCAAAGAGACTGATGGTAAAGTGGGGGACGTGAAAAAACAACAGGAGGGTTGGTCACCGACAACACCCTTGTCAGAGTCAAGCACATGCACTCAGAATCACAAACAGGCAATGAAGGAGTCTAGTACGCCAGAACAAGCAAATGAGAAAACCAATGAG ATGGAGGCCCATGAAGAGTTGACATCCAATACGCTGTACACGGACAAGCTGCTGGTACAAAACACTGCATGCAAAGATCTCACACCCCTGAGTGTCACAGAAGATATGTTCAACTACAGGATAGATGGCAAAGTGGTGGATGAGACTACTTGTGAGGGTTTTTCACCAGCGCCTTTATTGGAGTTGAGTACAAACAATCAGAATTAtcaagaagaagagaaggaatcTAGCAAGCCACAAGTAGCTAGTGGTACAACACCTAAG GGTGGTCTACCCACGTGTTTGTGCGTGCGCGGTGGTTGTGGTGTGCAAAGTTTGGATTTCGCccgaaattttcaaatttcaggCGAAACACACCCATTTCGTTCAGGGCTG ATAATTGCAATCTGTAGCAAACTTCTCGATGTCCACCCACCCGAGCTCAACTTCCCCGTCGAACCCAACAAGTTGGTCACATGTTCACTGCATCTAACTAACAGAAATAATAATCAAGTGGTGTTTAGGCTTATGGAGAAGAGATATAACTGGATGTGCTTTCTGAAGCTGCCACTATATGGCATTGTGCCCCCGAGGTCAACTTACACTCTTGTTGTGACAACTGATAAAAGGGGAAGCTTGCCAACAGAAAGAGAGGTTGATTTAATACTGCAGACTGTTATAAGTAATGAGTATATCACGCCTTATAAAAGAGGACATGAGTGGGACAATTATTTTGAGAAAGCTAAAAAGGTTGAGAAAGCGGTGCATACGGTCCCCTTGAAAGCTATTTATTCTCAGAAGGGGAAGATGTCTTGTGAG GTGGAAGCCTGTGAAGAGTTGCCATTGGATATGCAGTGCACGGACAAGTTGGTTGTAAATACTTTGACCAACGATCTTGCACCCCATAGTGAATTGGTGGATGAGGTGAAATCTGATAGGGGTTTGTCACCAACACACTTGTGGGAGTCAAGCATACACAATCAAAATTGTCTAGAGGGGGCACAATCAGCACATGACATAACCACTGAGATTGAG atGGAAGCCCCTGAAGAGTTGCCGTCGGATATGCAGTACACGGACAAGTTGCTGGTACTAAACACTACTAAATGCAAGGATCTAACAATGCCGAGTGTCACGGAAGACTTGTTCAAGAACGAGATAGATGGCAAAGTGGTGGACGAGACTTCATCCCAACTGTCACGGAAAACTTGTTCAAGAACGCATTTATTGGAATCGAGCACAGTCAGTCAGAATTATCAAGAGGAAGTGAAGGCCACCAGTGAGCCACAACTAGCTAGTGACACAACAGCTGAG GTGGAAGCCTGTGAAGAGTTTCCATTGGATAGGCAGTGCACAAACAAGTTGGTTGTAAGTACTGCGAGCAAGGATCTCGCACCCCATAGTGTGACTGAAGACCTGTTCATCAACAAGACAGATGGTAAATTGGTGGGTGAGGTGACGTCCGATGAGGTGGTGGGCGCCCCAGGTCTCCGGCGGCGGGTCAGGGTATGTCCTCTGCCCAACAACCAGCAGGTGCAGCGGCATCAAGCACCATCGTCGCCGGTTGCCCCGGTGCTTTTGTGTGAATCAAACATAGGCAATGGAAATTATCCAGAGGGGGCAAAGGATTCTAATGAGACACACTCGGCACATGACACAACCACTGAGACTGAG GTAATCCCAGGCTCCAGCACCATTCTTGACGTCTGCCCACTTGAGCTCCACTTTAGCTTCGAACCCAACAAGTTGATCCCATGCTCACTCGAACTAACAAACAACACAGTTGAAAATTTGGTATTTGTGCTCAAGGAGAAGAGCGATAACAAGTCGTCTTTCTTATGTCTGCCATTGTATGGAATTGTTGCCCCGAGGTCCACTTACACTCTCGTTGTGACAATCAATAAACACAAAAACCTACCAGAAGAAAGAACCATAGATTTAATCCTGCAGAGCAGTACAATTGGTGATGATTCATTATGTAGTGATGCCAAATACATTTGCAAAGAACGTTTTAAGGACGTCAACGAGTTAGGGAATACGGTGCACAAGGTGTCATTGAAAGCTGTTTGTGCCTCACAAGGAGAGACGACATTCGAG CACGCAACCCTCCCTCTAATAAAG ATCATATCGGTGGAGGATACAGATTCGCTCCATTCCATGGATGCAAATCAGACAGAACCATT AATTGTAACAGGTTCATTTGGGTATGTTCACATGCAGAATTATGGCCTACAG GAATCGGTAGGTTCGGTTGAAGCCTCAAGCTCGCAAATAG TTTGTGTTAAATTCATTACTCGAAAGAGATGGTTTCTGGCTGGGTCAAGTGATGGTTTTGTTCATGTGTACGAGTATGAAAATAAAATGGAAAAAATCACGAGTTTCAAAGCTCACAATCTTGGTGTTCGTTCGCTAGCCATTCATCCGACCCAGCCGTATGTGCTGTCAGGATCTCGTGCACGAATAAGGCTTTGGGACTGGGACTGGAAGTGCATACGAACATTTGAAGAACACTGGGGCTATGTTTGTGGAGTCACATTTAACCCAGAGGACCCCAACAGTTTTGTTAGTTTTACTGATAGTTTGAAGGATCACACAATACAG GTTTGGAGTCTTGATTCTACCAAATACAAGTATAGTCTGTCTGGGCATTCGCATAACGTGAGGTGCCTAGATTTCTTCACATGTGACAGTCGGAAGTATTTGGTTACTGGCTCTTTGGACAAGACCGCCAAG ATATGGGACATGCAGAAGAATGAGTGTGCTCGTACACTACCGCATAGATCCGCAGTTCTTTCCGTCGTTTCCCATCCCAATCCTCCCGTTCTAATAGCAGGTACAGAAGACGGTCATGTTTATTTGTGGTGCTCCGTTAATTTCAG GCTCAAGAGGGTACTGAACATTCATGGCCGTGAAAGGGTCGAAGGTCTGGCATGTTTGGCAGGGTCGCGAAG GGTCGCGGTTGCACATAACGATGCACTATCAGTGATTGAAATTGGCGATGAAGAACATGGTGGTGGCGAGGGCAAGAGTGAGGAGTCTGTATCAGCAGCAGATTGGGAAATCCTGTTGGATACAAACGTGGAGAGCATGCatgcaagaaagaaagaaaaagctAAAAAATGCTGA